The following proteins are co-located in the Haloarcula marismortui ATCC 43049 genome:
- a CDS encoding acyl-CoA dehydrogenase family protein, whose amino-acid sequence MISFTDSEAATALAERARALMDEVVIPRERELAGGTAISDATVRDLRAAAREYDVYAPQIPEEHGGMGYDFRDVLPTFEEAGRSLLGPLAMRVDAPDEGNMHLLEMQGTDLQKSEYLDPLVEGEIQSGFAMTEPMQGAGSDPKMIRTTAQKEGDEWVIDGHKWWTTGGVDADILLVFARTDEDVHPYEGCSVFIVPADADGVDIVRNVPHMGSQGDPKGHAEIEFNGVRVPEEHLLGEEGNGFQHVQQRLGPARLTHCMRFSGMAERALSIAKAYTTERQAFGDSVADKQHVRFEIAEQETQIQAARALVRAAADAIAAGQEARVEVSMSKVFAARATQDAIDTAVQFCGGNGIGRDLPLADFYELVRTFRIVDGADEVHLRTIAREAFEDVDSDELEPVRRYRE is encoded by the coding sequence ATGATATCGTTCACCGATTCCGAGGCCGCGACTGCGCTCGCCGAGCGTGCCCGAGCGTTGATGGACGAGGTCGTCATTCCGCGGGAGCGAGAACTCGCGGGCGGGACGGCCATCTCCGATGCAACAGTCCGCGACCTCCGCGCTGCCGCACGGGAGTACGACGTGTACGCCCCACAGATTCCTGAAGAGCACGGTGGGATGGGCTATGACTTCCGGGACGTGTTGCCGACGTTCGAAGAAGCCGGTCGGAGTCTGCTCGGTCCACTTGCGATGCGCGTCGACGCGCCCGACGAGGGGAATATGCACCTGCTGGAGATGCAAGGGACTGACCTCCAGAAATCGGAGTACCTCGACCCGCTCGTCGAGGGTGAGATTCAGTCGGGCTTTGCGATGACCGAGCCGATGCAGGGCGCGGGCTCTGACCCGAAGATGATACGCACCACGGCACAGAAGGAGGGTGACGAGTGGGTCATCGACGGCCACAAGTGGTGGACGACCGGTGGCGTCGACGCCGACATCCTGCTCGTCTTTGCCCGGACGGACGAGGACGTGCATCCGTATGAAGGGTGTTCAGTGTTCATCGTCCCGGCCGACGCCGACGGCGTGGACATCGTTCGGAACGTCCCGCATATGGGCAGCCAGGGTGACCCGAAGGGCCACGCCGAAATCGAGTTCAACGGCGTTCGCGTCCCCGAAGAACACCTGCTGGGCGAGGAAGGCAACGGCTTCCAGCACGTCCAGCAACGGCTCGGCCCGGCGCGGCTCACCCACTGCATGCGTTTCTCGGGGATGGCCGAACGGGCGCTGTCCATCGCCAAGGCCTACACCACCGAACGGCAGGCCTTCGGCGACTCCGTGGCCGACAAACAGCACGTCCGCTTTGAAATCGCCGAACAGGAGACACAGATTCAGGCCGCGCGGGCGCTGGTCCGGGCCGCCGCAGACGCCATCGCCGCCGGGCAGGAGGCCCGCGTCGAGGTGTCGATGAGCAAGGTGTTCGCCGCCCGGGCGACACAGGACGCCATCGACACCGCGGTCCAGTTCTGTGGCGGCAACGGCATCGGCCGGGACCTCCCGCTGGCGGATTTCTACGAACTGGTCAGGACGTTCCGCATCGTCGACGGGGCCGACGAGGTCCATCTTCGGACCATCGCCCGCGAGGCGTTCGAGGACGTGGACAGCGACGAGTTGGAGCCAGTCCGTCGCTACCGCGAGTAG